In Candidatus Zixiibacteriota bacterium, a single genomic region encodes these proteins:
- a CDS encoding PASTA domain-containing protein: MRKNKGEFTSKMGFNIIASKWKYILVALFVFIGGIAVLILLMDKAVMPILTRHGDECLVPDITYMSKQAAEIKLKESDLKMVEAQKEFNAQYPKSTIIAQLPEPGATVKRGMTIRATVSKGAASATVPALRGVTLREAKLLLEREGLVMGDLLWFADEVLPDGVIVESRPDAGTVMKLNAEVQLVVNRKQTDILVKVPDFVGLDFSETEILAEENYLIIGDVSYKVDDRMLPETVLFQSVTPDSEVPKWTIVNLTISQLE, encoded by the coding sequence TTGAGAAAAAATAAGGGAGAATTTACATCAAAAATGGGTTTTAATATCATTGCAAGCAAATGGAAATATATTTTAGTTGCCCTATTTGTATTTATCGGCGGTATTGCAGTTCTGATACTGTTAATGGATAAAGCCGTTATGCCTATATTAACCCGCCATGGAGATGAGTGTCTTGTGCCTGATATAACTTACATGTCGAAGCAAGCGGCAGAAATCAAGCTTAAGGAATCCGACCTTAAAATGGTTGAGGCTCAAAAAGAGTTTAATGCGCAATATCCGAAAAGTACGATAATTGCCCAATTGCCGGAGCCTGGCGCAACCGTTAAAAGAGGCATGACCATTAGAGCAACAGTATCCAAAGGCGCTGCCTCAGCTACTGTTCCTGCGCTCAGGGGAGTTACGCTTCGGGAAGCCAAACTGCTTCTTGAAAGGGAAGGACTTGTTATGGGAGACTTGTTATGGTTTGCCGATGAAGTATTACCCGATGGCGTGATTGTCGAATCTCGGCCTGATGCCGGTACTGTTATGAAATTAAATGCTGAAGTTCAACTTGTAGTAAACCGTAAACAAACCGATATATTAGTAAAAGTGCCCGATTTTGTTGGCTTGGATTTCTCGGAAACTGAAATACTTGCAGAGGAAAATTATCTGATAATTGGGGATGTCAGCTACAAGGTTGATGACCGCATGCTGCCTGAAACGGTGCTCTTTCAATCGGTAACGCCTGATTCTGAGGTGCCAAAATGGACTATAGTTAATTTAACTATTTCCCAATTGGAGTAG
- a CDS encoding TIGR03960 family B12-binding radical SAM protein — protein sequence MAKKNHFYYKNPFWNKLETEVLPFVSKPGRYIGNELNAVIKDHDDKFKVALAFPDIYEIGMSYLGQQILYHIINSRPDCAAERVFQVWPDMEDVLREQKLPLFSLETSTPLADFDFIGFSVTYELHAPGILNVLDLAGIPLKSAERDDNCPIIGAGGPAIINPEPLADFFDFMYLGDAEESINEIINCLIKNKDEKRERKLSELAQIEGVYIPSFYKAEYENNRFKAIIPINKHAKEKIKIRSCIPLKNDYYPNKPIVPFIETTHDRLSVEIMRGCVSGCRFCQAGFQYRPQRPRKEAEIYAQIRDGIKSTGYDEITLLSLSSTDYPNLEQLVAGIMPFLQQNRLSLSLPSLRPGSLSRTMLEYLKSQRKAGITFAPEAGTQRLRDVMGKNITEDEITDGIRAVFENEWTLVKLYFMIGVPTETDSDIDGIIDTIKKLSGMARSMGGKKNINVTISPFSPKPGTPWQWEEQINAQRIAEIYNKLSDGVRKRNVSLKLRNPNLSTLEGILCRGDRRMSDVIKQVYNSGARLDGWSEHFSYDRWEKALADNGFSIDDLLQARIASLTLPWEHIKKGISKKFLLDERERSLKGKLLPGKASHDIDKKDSLSGEFGRRLKKRIVQSAVPTKTKIRIKYSRDERLRFYSHLDIMRMFNRAIKRAGLPVSYSQGFHPHMKMSFGPPLAMGYMSEAEYLDIQLDSPFEKNHLSKLSENLPPGIEITATKLIFTKTDSLTKIINCASYRIDFENGGDDIREKIDNLQENKELIVVRTKNDESKEHSVGSFLHELSYTDGVFEMLLGFMPGGYIKPNEVLIYGLGFSMRDSQSLVYNRTGQYYLRGVHKIEPLDLV from the coding sequence TTGGCGAAGAAAAACCATTTTTATTATAAAAATCCGTTCTGGAATAAGCTCGAAACCGAGGTTCTTCCGTTTGTTTCAAAACCGGGACGATATATCGGCAACGAGCTTAATGCGGTTATTAAAGACCATGACGATAAGTTCAAGGTTGCCTTGGCATTTCCTGATATATACGAAATTGGCATGAGCTATCTCGGTCAGCAGATATTATATCATATAATAAATAGCCGTCCGGATTGCGCCGCCGAACGCGTTTTCCAAGTCTGGCCGGATATGGAAGATGTGCTGCGTGAACAAAAACTTCCCTTATTTTCATTAGAAACCTCGACACCGCTGGCCGACTTTGATTTTATTGGTTTTTCGGTTACATATGAACTTCATGCGCCGGGCATACTCAATGTACTCGATCTTGCCGGCATTCCGCTCAAATCAGCCGAACGTGATGACAACTGCCCGATTATTGGCGCTGGCGGCCCGGCTATTATAAACCCTGAACCATTAGCTGATTTCTTTGACTTTATGTATCTTGGCGATGCCGAGGAATCAATCAATGAAATAATCAATTGCCTGATTAAAAACAAAGATGAAAAAAGGGAACGCAAATTATCAGAGCTTGCTCAAATCGAAGGTGTATATATTCCATCATTTTACAAAGCCGAATATGAGAATAACAGGTTCAAGGCGATTATACCAATAAACAAACACGCCAAGGAAAAAATCAAAATCCGGTCATGTATTCCATTAAAAAATGATTATTATCCCAATAAGCCTATTGTACCGTTTATAGAAACGACTCACGACCGTTTATCGGTTGAGATAATGCGGGGCTGCGTATCGGGATGCCGTTTTTGCCAGGCAGGATTTCAATACCGTCCTCAGCGTCCCCGCAAGGAGGCTGAAATTTACGCTCAGATTCGAGATGGGATTAAATCTACCGGTTATGATGAGATCACTTTGTTATCATTATCCTCAACCGATTATCCCAATCTCGAACAGCTTGTAGCCGGCATCATGCCGTTTCTTCAGCAGAATCGTCTGTCGCTTTCATTGCCGTCGCTTCGTCCCGGTTCGCTTTCTCGAACTATGCTGGAATATCTCAAGAGTCAGAGAAAGGCAGGCATCACTTTTGCGCCGGAGGCAGGGACTCAGCGTTTGCGGGATGTTATGGGGAAAAACATTACAGAGGATGAAATAACGGACGGCATAAGAGCGGTTTTTGAAAACGAATGGACGCTGGTTAAGCTGTATTTCATGATTGGGGTGCCCACCGAAACCGACAGCGATATCGATGGCATAATCGATACTATTAAAAAACTTTCAGGAATGGCTCGTTCGATGGGCGGTAAAAAGAACATAAATGTTACAATCTCGCCATTTTCTCCAAAACCGGGCACTCCCTGGCAATGGGAGGAACAGATTAACGCTCAACGGATTGCTGAGATTTATAATAAGTTGTCGGATGGAGTAAGAAAACGTAATGTCTCATTGAAATTACGAAACCCAAACCTCTCGACGCTTGAGGGGATTCTATGCCGCGGTGATAGAAGAATGTCGGATGTCATCAAGCAGGTTTATAACAGCGGCGCTCGTCTTGATGGCTGGAGCGAACATTTCAGTTATGACAGATGGGAAAAGGCTCTTGCGGACAATGGCTTTAGTATCGATGATCTCTTGCAGGCTCGAATAGCCAGCCTGACTTTGCCTTGGGAACATATAAAAAAGGGCATCTCAAAAAAATTCCTTCTTGATGAAAGAGAAAGATCATTAAAAGGAAAACTCCTGCCAGGTAAAGCATCTCATGATATTGATAAGAAAGACAGCCTGTCCGGCGAATTTGGTCGACGGCTTAAAAAACGAATTGTTCAATCTGCAGTTCCCACAAAAACGAAAATACGCATAAAGTATTCTCGCGATGAAAGACTCCGTTTTTATTCGCATCTCGATATAATGAGGATGTTTAATCGCGCTATAAAGAGAGCCGGTTTGCCTGTTAGCTACAGCCAGGGGTTTCATCCACACATGAAAATGTCTTTCGGACCGCCATTGGCAATGGGTTATATGTCTGAGGCTGAATATTTGGATATTCAACTTGATTCCCCTTTTGAAAAAAATCATCTGTCCAAGCTTAGTGAAAACCTACCGCCGGGAATTGAGATTACCGCTACTAAATTGATATTCACTAAAACTGATTCGCTGACTAAAATTATCAATTGCGCTTCCTATCGGATTGACTTTGAAAATGGCGGTGATGATATTCGGGAAAAAATAGACAATCTTCAAGAGAATAAAGAATTGATTGTCGTAAGAACAAAGAATGACGAATCGAAGGAACACTCGGTTGGAAGCTTCCTTCATGAATTATCATATACTGACGGCGTATTTGAGATGCTTTTAGGGTTTATGCCTGGTGGTTATATCAAGCCGAATGAGGTATTAATTTATGGTCTCGGCTTTTCGATGCGGGATTCTCAATCGCTTGTTTATAATCGGACAGGTCAATATTACCTTCGGGGTGTACATAAAATCGAACCATTGGATTTAGTATAA
- a CDS encoding TusE/DsrC/DsvC family sulfur relay protein: protein MSSFTYNGAAYKVDPYNFLEDFNQWDENFAEGMALQLEIPNGLTEKHWNIIHFIRDTFRKTGKCPLIYVACRQNKLHLKQLKELFPSGYQRGVCKIAGITYKEGYLSYTALPTPSEAVAPTAKGKTYTDTTPSVEEKTYTIDVRGFLVDPEAWDENYALYRAYDMKIPKGELTEKHWQIIHFLRDYHNQYKTVPTIYETCEANNIELDELERLFPDGYHRGAVKIAGLRGR from the coding sequence ATGAGTTCTTTTACTTATAACGGTGCTGCTTATAAAGTAGATCCGTATAATTTTTTAGAAGATTTTAATCAATGGGATGAAAATTTTGCTGAGGGAATGGCATTACAGCTTGAAATCCCAAATGGCTTAACAGAAAAACACTGGAATATTATTCATTTCATTCGTGATACATTTAGAAAAACAGGTAAATGTCCCTTGATTTATGTAGCCTGTAGACAGAATAAACTTCACCTAAAACAACTTAAAGAACTCTTTCCTTCCGGTTATCAAAGGGGTGTCTGTAAAATTGCAGGCATCACATATAAGGAAGGTTATCTCAGCTATACAGCATTGCCAACACCCTCTGAAGCTGTTGCTCCAACCGCAAAAGGAAAAACCTATACTGATACTACACCATCTGTAGAAGAAAAAACCTATACTATTGATGTCCGCGGATTTCTTGTTGACCCTGAGGCATGGGATGAGAACTATGCCTTATATAGAGCTTATGATATGAAAATACCCAAGGGAGAGCTAACTGAAAAGCACTGGCAAATCATCCATTTTCTTAGAGACTATCACAATCAATATAAAACGGTTCCAACCATTTACGAGACCTGTGAAGCAAATAATATCGAGCTGGATGAGCTTGAGCGTCTGTTCCCGGATGGCTACCATCGCGGCGCTGTAAAAATCGCCGGTTTGAGAGGAAGGTAA
- the hypB gene encoding hydrogenase nickel incorporation protein HypB, whose product MNKKIIIEKKVLSENDRLAAEIRLKLHEKNVVSLNLVSSPGSGKTSLLEKTLKTLSGRLKMALIAGDVQTDNDALRLSKAGGKIVRPIITGGACHLDARMVGKALNGINLDDVDMLFIENVGNLVCPASYDLGEDMKVVLISTAEGDDKPVKYPAMFRRSAVLIINKTDLLGFSDFDMGRVKKNALSINPDFKIFELSCRTGEGLEKWYDWLTTLSTESL is encoded by the coding sequence ATGAATAAAAAAATAATAATTGAGAAAAAAGTTTTATCAGAAAATGACCGGCTGGCAGCAGAGATACGTTTAAAACTTCACGAGAAAAATGTTGTTTCGCTTAATCTTGTCAGTTCTCCGGGTTCGGGGAAAACCAGTTTGTTGGAAAAAACATTGAAGACACTGAGCGGCAGATTGAAAATGGCGCTAATTGCCGGAGATGTACAAACGGATAATGATGCTCTGCGCCTTTCCAAAGCTGGCGGGAAAATCGTAAGGCCGATTATTACCGGCGGAGCCTGCCATCTTGATGCCCGAATGGTTGGCAAGGCGCTCAATGGAATTAACCTTGATGATGTTGATATGCTGTTCATCGAAAATGTCGGCAATCTGGTTTGTCCGGCAAGCTATGATCTGGGTGAGGATATGAAAGTTGTGCTGATAAGCACTGCTGAAGGAGATGATAAACCCGTGAAATATCCGGCGATGTTTCGTCGCTCAGCGGTGTTGATAATAAATAAAACCGATTTGCTGGGTTTCTCGGATTTCGATATGGGACGGGTAAAGAAAAACGCCCTGAGTATTAACCCTGATTTTAAAATATTCGAGTTGTCCTGTCGAACAGGAGAAGGCCTTGAAAAATGGTATGATTGGCTTACGACTCTAAGTACAGAAAGTTTATAA
- the hypA gene encoding hydrogenase maturation nickel metallochaperone HypA: MHELSIAMEIITLVENEIAKHNLRGVAEINIRLGALTGVDPEALSFGFEAATIDTPLAGTKLVIKRIPVKGKCRSCEQAFSVNDFIFRCPYCDSADIEVIQGEELNIDYLVET; the protein is encoded by the coding sequence ATGCATGAGCTTAGCATTGCCATGGAAATTATTACATTAGTAGAAAATGAGATAGCAAAGCACAATTTAAGGGGCGTAGCTGAGATCAATATCCGTCTTGGCGCCCTAACCGGTGTTGACCCGGAAGCCTTATCGTTCGGTTTCGAAGCGGCGACTATTGATACTCCTCTGGCTGGCACCAAATTGGTTATCAAGCGGATACCCGTAAAGGGGAAATGCCGCTCGTGTGAGCAAGCTTTTAGTGTAAATGATTTTATTTTCCGGTGTCCCTATTGCGATTCGGCAGATATCGAGGTAATTCAGGGAGAGGAACTAAATATAGATTACCTGGTGGAGACATAA
- a CDS encoding TetR family transcriptional regulator, with protein MTPRKIDKSKKKQTILLAAIKVFSEKGVKNAKIADIAYEAGIGKGTIYEYFRSRDEIFIETFNYMLREMNKEFINELQKTRPPVDKIKAMNKIIFSGLTKFTVETASIFIDFWAEGIRNQGYSGKGIINLKELYNEFRQELMQVLEDGIKAGQFRKINTLETASAFLASIDGLLLQWIIDPAVFNLKNVSETNLDIFLKGIVK; from the coding sequence ATGACGCCAAGAAAAATCGATAAATCGAAGAAAAAACAGACGATACTCTTAGCGGCTATTAAAGTTTTCAGTGAAAAAGGGGTAAAAAACGCCAAAATAGCTGATATTGCTTATGAGGCCGGAATTGGCAAAGGCACCATATACGAATATTTTCGCAGCCGGGATGAGATTTTCATAGAGACTTTCAACTATATGCTTAGAGAGATGAATAAGGAATTTATTAATGAACTACAAAAAACTAGACCGCCTGTGGATAAGATTAAAGCCATGAATAAAATCATCTTTTCTGGTCTGACCAAATTTACTGTTGAAACAGCCTCTATTTTCATTGATTTCTGGGCTGAGGGAATCAGGAATCAGGGCTATAGCGGTAAAGGGATTATTAATCTTAAGGAACTTTATAATGAATTCAGGCAGGAATTAATGCAAGTTCTTGAAGATGGTATTAAAGCTGGTCAGTTTAGAAAAATAAATACTTTAGAGACTGCCTCGGCATTTTTAGCCTCAATTGATGGTTTGCTTCTGCAATGGATTATCGATCCAGCAGTTTTCAACTTGAAAAATGTCAGCGAAACAAATCTTGATATTTTTCTTAAGGGCATTGTGAAATGA
- a CDS encoding outer membrane lipoprotein-sorting protein, translating to MYYKIVIKTLCIIGLLFNAAITQELTADEIVDKINNLINQEYVKSVLTMTITTSSGKERTFEYEAYSKNSGEKNLMKYLSPARVKGQTILMLNNADDIWAYFPKTNRVRKLAAHAKKQKMQGSDFSYEDMGSGDAWITDFRSELIGDEKIEGTDCYIIKLLKKPEVESGYSKQVMRVRKDNFYPIQIDYYDEDDSDYNIKRLVLSDIKDIEGIPTAMKMVMHNLEDNSETVMEYKQVTYNEELPDDMFTERGMKK from the coding sequence ATGTATTATAAAATCGTCATAAAAACTCTTTGCATTATTGGTTTGCTTTTTAATGCCGCCATTACGCAAGAGCTTACCGCCGATGAAATTGTTGATAAAATAAACAACCTCATAAACCAGGAATATGTAAAATCGGTTTTGACAATGACAATTACAACCTCCTCCGGCAAAGAACGAACATTCGAATATGAAGCATACAGTAAAAACTCCGGCGAGAAAAACCTGATGAAGTATCTTTCGCCTGCCAGGGTCAAAGGTCAAACGATATTAATGCTTAACAACGCCGATGACATCTGGGCATATTTCCCGAAAACCAACAGGGTTCGCAAGCTGGCTGCTCATGCCAAAAAGCAGAAAATGCAGGGCAGCGATTTTTCCTATGAGGATATGGGGTCCGGCGATGCCTGGATTACCGATTTCAGGTCGGAACTTATTGGCGATGAGAAAATCGAGGGAACGGACTGTTATATTATCAAGCTGTTGAAAAAGCCTGAGGTTGAATCCGGTTATTCAAAGCAGGTGATGCGGGTGCGGAAAGACAATTTCTATCCAATTCAAATTGATTATTATGATGAGGATGATTCCGATTATAATATTAAACGCCTTGTCTTGAGTGATATTAAAGATATTGAAGGCATACCAACGGCTATGAAAATGGTAATGCATAATTTGGAGGATAATTCGGAAACAGTCATGGAATATAAGCAGGTAACTTACAACGAAGAATTGCCTGATGATATGTTTACCGAAAGAGGCATGAAAAAATGA